One Bombus pyrosoma isolate SC7728 linkage group LG11, ASM1482585v1, whole genome shotgun sequence DNA segment encodes these proteins:
- the LOC122572825 gene encoding A-kinase anchor protein 17A-like isoform X5 has product MVFISLGLLCRKTISTWEVMEKIRALILPDEFASLKVAKSTLEFIRLEGDLQDRCRLQRVLARLDSQRLNLSGFPNVLKVRAAETKDDFPTRHSWNSYFRDAKHMNELKPGERPDTIHITGLPVKWFTEDGATMPSESLINKIFKKWGVLRRIDVPAADPYRSRMRLGTNINKFSYEDGIFFDAYIQYIEYMDFVRAMDALRGMKLLKKEEEKAFTASIKITFDKTKHMSDSSVAHREFERKRLIAQDTLAAERLRRKEEAEEKRREELKKKEEADAVAKENRRKKREEKRKRRAITIFRKKEEDKVSMKIAREGQKLIKAQRQLESIRLLDELFDRIKIKVENNEIKIDEFSNDTKREDKRSNKVDGTIEILSSEEDSKDEKKDKKVKKSKKKKSKKEKKKKVTNKKRKKAGKDSENSASLSEESGAEEQTKKLKSVLNQNVTYPSSSAAPSTLEPLSYPTLYPRFPQPWYYDAPLPMIYPSLPRGISRGGRFPRGRGRGFSWRNAGNPHTLHTFNPHLYNEQYYKYFAHLVGQDYHSFDYRSSRSRSRKRSFSRSRSRSRSISRSRSRSRSRSKSRSRSKSRSRSRSRSRSRSRSKSRSKSRGKSKSKSRSRSKLRSGSRSRSRRQSRSRSRSKRRRDRSRSRSKSGTRMRSRSRRSRSKKKSRSKSHSNSRNNSKHPYRRRRERSVSKVKITRAKSRSTSPKRRSRSSTWSMPKSPGRRSCSWSKGAEAVSNKTDTVHSTSIMEQETVNKEAPQTFHLENITSD; this is encoded by the exons ATGGTTTTCATCTCACTGGGTTTACTTTGTC GAAAGACAATATCAACATGGGAAGTAATGGAGAAGATCCGTGCCCTTATATTACCGGACGAGTTTGCATCTCTGAAAGTAGCCAAGAGTACATTGGAATTTATCAGATTGGAAGGAGATTTGCAAGACAGATGCAGACTACAGCGTGTGCTTGCAAGATTGGATTCCCAGCGTTTGAACTTGTCTGGATTCCCCAATGTGCTAAAAGTCCGTGCAGCAGAAACAAAGGATGATTTTCCAACGAGGCATAGTTGGAATTCTTATTTCAGAGATGCCAAGCATATGAATGAACTAAAACCTGGAGAAAGGCCTGATACTATACACATAACAGGCTTACCTGTTAAATGGTTTACCGAAGATGGTGCAACTATGCCCAGTGAATCCTTGATCAATAAGATCTTCAAAAAATGGGGAGTACTTAGAAGAATAGATGTACCTGCTGCTGATCCTTATAGGTCTAGAATGCGTCTTGgcacaaatataaataagtttaGTTATGAAGATGGCATATTTTTTGATgcatatattcaatatattgaatatatggATTTTGTTAGAGCTATGGATGCATTGCGTGGTATGAAACttcttaaaaaagaagaagaaaaagcattTACAGCCTCTATTAAG attacttttgataaaacaaaacacaTGAGCGATAGTTCTGTTGCACATAGagaattcgaaagaaaacgtCTTATAGCCCAGGATACATTAGCAGCAGAACGACTTCGTAGGAAAGAAGAAGCTGAAGAAAAACGTCGAGAAGAACTAAA gaagaaagaagaagcagatGCAGTAGCTAAAGAAAATAGACGGAaaaaacgagaagagaaacgaaaacgtAGAGCTATAACTATATttcgaaagaaggaagaggataAAGTGTCCATGAAGATTGCCAGAGAAggtcaaaaattaataaaagcaCAAAGGCAACTTGAAAGCATTCGTTTGTTAGATGAATTATTTGATAGAATAAAG aTAAAAGTAGAAAACAATGAGATTAAAATAGATGAATTCTCAAACGATACAAAAAGGGAAGACAAGAGAAGTAATAAAGTAGATGGTACCATTGAAATATTGAGTTCAGAAGAAGATTCTAaggatgaaaagaaagataagaaagtaaaaaaatcaaagaagaaaaaatctaagaaagaaaaaaagaaaaaagtaacaaat aagaaacgaaagaaggcTGGTAAGGATTCCGAAAATTCTGCAAGCCTAAGCGAGGAATCAGGCGCAGAAGagcaaacaaaaaaattaaaaagtgttCTAAATCAAAATGTTACATATCCGTCATCGTCAGCAG caCCGTCGACTTTAGAACCTCTTTCTTATCCCACCCTCTATCCACGTTTCCCACAACCGTGGTATTATGATGCGCCTCTGCCTATGATTTACCCCAGTTTACCGAGAGGTATATCCAGAGGTGGTCGTTTTCCACGAGGACGGGGTAGGGGATTTTCATGGCGTAATGCTGGAAATCCTCATACGTTGCATACATTTAATCCTCATCTGTATAACGAACAGTACTACAAATACTTTGCTCATTTAGTAGGTCAGGACTATCATTCTTTCGACTACAGAAGCTCACGGTCACGTAGTCGTAAAAGATCGTTCAGCAGATCTAGATCGAGATCAAGATCAATATCGAGATCGAGATCGAGGTCTAGATCGAGGTCAAAGTCACGGTCGAGATCAAAGTCACGGTCGAGGTCAAGATCAAGATCAAGATCGAGGTCTCGCTCGAAATCGAGATCTAAATCACGTGGCAAATCGAAGTCGAAATCACGTTCAAGATCGAAATTGAGGTCTGGATCGAGATCTCGTAGTAGAAGACAAAGCAGAAGTAGATCCCGTTCAAAAAGACGACGAGATAGATCGAGATCAAGATCTAAATCCGGTACTAGAATGAGGTCTCGATCGCGACGATCGAGATCTAAGAAGAAATCTCGTTCGAAGAGTCACTCTAATTCTCGAAACAACAGTAAACATCCTTATAGGCGCAGGCGAGAAAGATCAGTATCGAAGGTGAAAATCACAAGAGCTAAATCTCGTAGTACGTCGCCTAAAAGAAGATCGCGTAGTAGTACCTGGTCCATGCCTAAATCTCCTGGCAGAAGAAGCTGTTCTTGGTCAAAAGGGGCAGAAGCTGTGAGCAATAAAACGGACACTGTTCACTCGACAAGTATAATGGAGCAAGAAACTGTAAATAAAGAAGCGCCACAAACCTTTCATTTGGAGAATATAACTTCTGATTGA
- the LOC122572825 gene encoding A-kinase anchor protein 17A-like isoform X3 — protein sequence MSDGKKVGENSSTEVVNQFRSCRDLSDIVPLYTQRALYLKPVAKINVSVNLPQLKVAGKTISTWEVMEKIRALILPDEFASLKVAKSTLEFIRLEGDLQDRCRLQRVLARLDSQRLNLSGFPNVLKVRAAETKDDFPTRHSWNSYFRDAKHMNELKPGERPDTIHITGLPVKWFTEDGATMPSESLINKIFKKWGVLRRIDVPAADPYRSRMRLGTNINKFSYEDGIFFDAYIQYIEYMDFVRAMDALRGMKLLKKEEEKAFTASIKITFDKTKHMSDSSVAHREFERKRLIAQDTLAAERLRRKEEAEEKRREELKKKEEADAVAKENRRKKREEKRKRRAITIFRKKEEDKVSMKIAREGQKLIKAQRQLESIRLLDELFDRIKIKVENNEIKIDEFSNDTKREDKRSNKVDGTIEILSSEEDSKDEKKDKKVKKSKKKKSKKEKKKKKKRKKAGKDSENSASLSEESGAEEQTKKLKSVLNQNVTYPSSSAAPSTLEPLSYPTLYPRFPQPWYYDAPLPMIYPSLPRGISRGGRFPRGRGRGFSWRNAGNPHTLHTFNPHLYNEQYYKYFAHLVGQDYHSFDYRSSRSRSRKRSFSRSRSRSRSISRSRSRSRSRSKSRSRSKSRSRSRSRSRSRSRSKSRSKSRGKSKSKSRSRSKLRSGSRSRSRRQSRSRSRSKRRRDRSRSRSKSGTRMRSRSRRSRSKKKSRSKSHSNSRNNSKHPYRRRRERSVSKVKITRAKSRSTSPKRRSRSSTWSMPKSPGRRSCSWSKGAEAVSNKTDTVHSTSIMEQETVNKEAPQTFHLENITSD from the exons atgagCGATGGTAAGAAAGTAGGTGAAAATTCCAGTACTGAGGTTGTTAACCAATTTCGAAGCTGTAGGGATCTTAGTGATATCGTGCCTCTGTATACTCAACGCGCGCTTTACTTAAAACCAGTcgcaaaaataaatgtttctgtTAATCTTCCTCAACTAAAAGTAGCAG GAAAGACAATATCAACATGGGAAGTAATGGAGAAGATCCGTGCCCTTATATTACCGGACGAGTTTGCATCTCTGAAAGTAGCCAAGAGTACATTGGAATTTATCAGATTGGAAGGAGATTTGCAAGACAGATGCAGACTACAGCGTGTGCTTGCAAGATTGGATTCCCAGCGTTTGAACTTGTCTGGATTCCCCAATGTGCTAAAAGTCCGTGCAGCAGAAACAAAGGATGATTTTCCAACGAGGCATAGTTGGAATTCTTATTTCAGAGATGCCAAGCATATGAATGAACTAAAACCTGGAGAAAGGCCTGATACTATACACATAACAGGCTTACCTGTTAAATGGTTTACCGAAGATGGTGCAACTATGCCCAGTGAATCCTTGATCAATAAGATCTTCAAAAAATGGGGAGTACTTAGAAGAATAGATGTACCTGCTGCTGATCCTTATAGGTCTAGAATGCGTCTTGgcacaaatataaataagtttaGTTATGAAGATGGCATATTTTTTGATgcatatattcaatatattgaatatatggATTTTGTTAGAGCTATGGATGCATTGCGTGGTATGAAACttcttaaaaaagaagaagaaaaagcattTACAGCCTCTATTAAG attacttttgataaaacaaaacacaTGAGCGATAGTTCTGTTGCACATAGagaattcgaaagaaaacgtCTTATAGCCCAGGATACATTAGCAGCAGAACGACTTCGTAGGAAAGAAGAAGCTGAAGAAAAACGTCGAGAAGAACTAAA gaagaaagaagaagcagatGCAGTAGCTAAAGAAAATAGACGGAaaaaacgagaagagaaacgaaaacgtAGAGCTATAACTATATttcgaaagaaggaagaggataAAGTGTCCATGAAGATTGCCAGAGAAggtcaaaaattaataaaagcaCAAAGGCAACTTGAAAGCATTCGTTTGTTAGATGAATTATTTGATAGAATAAAG aTAAAAGTAGAAAACAATGAGATTAAAATAGATGAATTCTCAAACGATACAAAAAGGGAAGACAAGAGAAGTAATAAAGTAGATGGTACCATTGAAATATTGAGTTCAGAAGAAGATTCTAaggatgaaaagaaagataagaaagtaaaaaaatcaaagaagaaaaaatctaagaaagaaaaaaagaaaaaa aagaaacgaaagaaggcTGGTAAGGATTCCGAAAATTCTGCAAGCCTAAGCGAGGAATCAGGCGCAGAAGagcaaacaaaaaaattaaaaagtgttCTAAATCAAAATGTTACATATCCGTCATCGTCAGCAG caCCGTCGACTTTAGAACCTCTTTCTTATCCCACCCTCTATCCACGTTTCCCACAACCGTGGTATTATGATGCGCCTCTGCCTATGATTTACCCCAGTTTACCGAGAGGTATATCCAGAGGTGGTCGTTTTCCACGAGGACGGGGTAGGGGATTTTCATGGCGTAATGCTGGAAATCCTCATACGTTGCATACATTTAATCCTCATCTGTATAACGAACAGTACTACAAATACTTTGCTCATTTAGTAGGTCAGGACTATCATTCTTTCGACTACAGAAGCTCACGGTCACGTAGTCGTAAAAGATCGTTCAGCAGATCTAGATCGAGATCAAGATCAATATCGAGATCGAGATCGAGGTCTAGATCGAGGTCAAAGTCACGGTCGAGATCAAAGTCACGGTCGAGGTCAAGATCAAGATCAAGATCGAGGTCTCGCTCGAAATCGAGATCTAAATCACGTGGCAAATCGAAGTCGAAATCACGTTCAAGATCGAAATTGAGGTCTGGATCGAGATCTCGTAGTAGAAGACAAAGCAGAAGTAGATCCCGTTCAAAAAGACGACGAGATAGATCGAGATCAAGATCTAAATCCGGTACTAGAATGAGGTCTCGATCGCGACGATCGAGATCTAAGAAGAAATCTCGTTCGAAGAGTCACTCTAATTCTCGAAACAACAGTAAACATCCTTATAGGCGCAGGCGAGAAAGATCAGTATCGAAGGTGAAAATCACAAGAGCTAAATCTCGTAGTACGTCGCCTAAAAGAAGATCGCGTAGTAGTACCTGGTCCATGCCTAAATCTCCTGGCAGAAGAAGCTGTTCTTGGTCAAAAGGGGCAGAAGCTGTGAGCAATAAAACGGACACTGTTCACTCGACAAGTATAATGGAGCAAGAAACTGTAAATAAAGAAGCGCCACAAACCTTTCATTTGGAGAATATAACTTCTGATTGA
- the LOC122572825 gene encoding A-kinase anchor protein 17A-like isoform X1 — MSDGKKVGENSSTEVVNQFRSCRDLSDIVPLYTQRALYLKPVAKINVSVNLPQLKVAGKTISTWEVMEKIRALILPDEFASLKVAKSTLEFIRLEGDLQDRCRLQRVLARLDSQRLNLSGFPNVLKVRAAETKDDFPTRHSWNSYFRDAKHMNELKPGERPDTIHITGLPVKWFTEDGATMPSESLINKIFKKWGVLRRIDVPAADPYRSRMRLGTNINKFSYEDGIFFDAYIQYIEYMDFVRAMDALRGMKLLKKEEEKAFTASIKITFDKTKHMSDSSVAHREFERKRLIAQDTLAAERLRRKEEAEEKRREELKKKEEADAVAKENRRKKREEKRKRRAITIFRKKEEDKVSMKIAREGQKLIKAQRQLESIRLLDELFDRIKIKVENNEIKIDEFSNDTKREDKRSNKVDGTIEILSSEEDSKDEKKDKKVKKSKKKKSKKEKKKKVTNKKRKKAGKDSENSASLSEESGAEEQTKKLKSVLNQNVTYPSSSAAPSTLEPLSYPTLYPRFPQPWYYDAPLPMIYPSLPRGISRGGRFPRGRGRGFSWRNAGNPHTLHTFNPHLYNEQYYKYFAHLVGQDYHSFDYRSSRSRSRKRSFSRSRSRSRSISRSRSRSRSRSKSRSRSKSRSRSRSRSRSRSRSKSRSKSRGKSKSKSRSRSKLRSGSRSRSRRQSRSRSRSKRRRDRSRSRSKSGTRMRSRSRRSRSKKKSRSKSHSNSRNNSKHPYRRRRERSVSKVKITRAKSRSTSPKRRSRSSTWSMPKSPGRRSCSWSKGAEAVSNKTDTVHSTSIMEQETVNKEAPQTFHLENITSD, encoded by the exons atgagCGATGGTAAGAAAGTAGGTGAAAATTCCAGTACTGAGGTTGTTAACCAATTTCGAAGCTGTAGGGATCTTAGTGATATCGTGCCTCTGTATACTCAACGCGCGCTTTACTTAAAACCAGTcgcaaaaataaatgtttctgtTAATCTTCCTCAACTAAAAGTAGCAG GAAAGACAATATCAACATGGGAAGTAATGGAGAAGATCCGTGCCCTTATATTACCGGACGAGTTTGCATCTCTGAAAGTAGCCAAGAGTACATTGGAATTTATCAGATTGGAAGGAGATTTGCAAGACAGATGCAGACTACAGCGTGTGCTTGCAAGATTGGATTCCCAGCGTTTGAACTTGTCTGGATTCCCCAATGTGCTAAAAGTCCGTGCAGCAGAAACAAAGGATGATTTTCCAACGAGGCATAGTTGGAATTCTTATTTCAGAGATGCCAAGCATATGAATGAACTAAAACCTGGAGAAAGGCCTGATACTATACACATAACAGGCTTACCTGTTAAATGGTTTACCGAAGATGGTGCAACTATGCCCAGTGAATCCTTGATCAATAAGATCTTCAAAAAATGGGGAGTACTTAGAAGAATAGATGTACCTGCTGCTGATCCTTATAGGTCTAGAATGCGTCTTGgcacaaatataaataagtttaGTTATGAAGATGGCATATTTTTTGATgcatatattcaatatattgaatatatggATTTTGTTAGAGCTATGGATGCATTGCGTGGTATGAAACttcttaaaaaagaagaagaaaaagcattTACAGCCTCTATTAAG attacttttgataaaacaaaacacaTGAGCGATAGTTCTGTTGCACATAGagaattcgaaagaaaacgtCTTATAGCCCAGGATACATTAGCAGCAGAACGACTTCGTAGGAAAGAAGAAGCTGAAGAAAAACGTCGAGAAGAACTAAA gaagaaagaagaagcagatGCAGTAGCTAAAGAAAATAGACGGAaaaaacgagaagagaaacgaaaacgtAGAGCTATAACTATATttcgaaagaaggaagaggataAAGTGTCCATGAAGATTGCCAGAGAAggtcaaaaattaataaaagcaCAAAGGCAACTTGAAAGCATTCGTTTGTTAGATGAATTATTTGATAGAATAAAG aTAAAAGTAGAAAACAATGAGATTAAAATAGATGAATTCTCAAACGATACAAAAAGGGAAGACAAGAGAAGTAATAAAGTAGATGGTACCATTGAAATATTGAGTTCAGAAGAAGATTCTAaggatgaaaagaaagataagaaagtaaaaaaatcaaagaagaaaaaatctaagaaagaaaaaaagaaaaaagtaacaaat aagaaacgaaagaaggcTGGTAAGGATTCCGAAAATTCTGCAAGCCTAAGCGAGGAATCAGGCGCAGAAGagcaaacaaaaaaattaaaaagtgttCTAAATCAAAATGTTACATATCCGTCATCGTCAGCAG caCCGTCGACTTTAGAACCTCTTTCTTATCCCACCCTCTATCCACGTTTCCCACAACCGTGGTATTATGATGCGCCTCTGCCTATGATTTACCCCAGTTTACCGAGAGGTATATCCAGAGGTGGTCGTTTTCCACGAGGACGGGGTAGGGGATTTTCATGGCGTAATGCTGGAAATCCTCATACGTTGCATACATTTAATCCTCATCTGTATAACGAACAGTACTACAAATACTTTGCTCATTTAGTAGGTCAGGACTATCATTCTTTCGACTACAGAAGCTCACGGTCACGTAGTCGTAAAAGATCGTTCAGCAGATCTAGATCGAGATCAAGATCAATATCGAGATCGAGATCGAGGTCTAGATCGAGGTCAAAGTCACGGTCGAGATCAAAGTCACGGTCGAGGTCAAGATCAAGATCAAGATCGAGGTCTCGCTCGAAATCGAGATCTAAATCACGTGGCAAATCGAAGTCGAAATCACGTTCAAGATCGAAATTGAGGTCTGGATCGAGATCTCGTAGTAGAAGACAAAGCAGAAGTAGATCCCGTTCAAAAAGACGACGAGATAGATCGAGATCAAGATCTAAATCCGGTACTAGAATGAGGTCTCGATCGCGACGATCGAGATCTAAGAAGAAATCTCGTTCGAAGAGTCACTCTAATTCTCGAAACAACAGTAAACATCCTTATAGGCGCAGGCGAGAAAGATCAGTATCGAAGGTGAAAATCACAAGAGCTAAATCTCGTAGTACGTCGCCTAAAAGAAGATCGCGTAGTAGTACCTGGTCCATGCCTAAATCTCCTGGCAGAAGAAGCTGTTCTTGGTCAAAAGGGGCAGAAGCTGTGAGCAATAAAACGGACACTGTTCACTCGACAAGTATAATGGAGCAAGAAACTGTAAATAAAGAAGCGCCACAAACCTTTCATTTGGAGAATATAACTTCTGATTGA
- the LOC122572825 gene encoding A-kinase anchor protein 17A-like isoform X2, whose amino-acid sequence MSDGKKVGENSSTEVVNQFRSCRDLSDIVPLYTQRALYLKPVAKINVSVNLPQLKVAGKTISTWEVMEKIRALILPDEFASLKVAKSTLEFIRLEGDLQDRCRLQRVLARLDSQRLNLSGFPNVLKVRAAETKDDFPTRHSWNSYFRDAKHMNELKPGERPDTIHITGLPVKWFTEDGATMPSESLINKIFKKWGVLRRIDVPAADPYRSRMRLGTNINKFSYEDGIFFDAYIQYIEYMDFVRAMDALRGMKLLKKEEEKAFTASIKITFDKTKHMSDSSVAHREFERKRLIAQDTLAAERLRRKEEAEEKRREELKKKEEADAVAKENRRKKREEKRKRRAITIFRKKEEDKVSMKIAREGQKLIKAQRQLESIRLLDELFDRIKIKVENNEIKIDEFSNDTKREDKRSNKVDGTIEILSSEEDSKDEKKDKKVKKSKKKKSKKEKKKKVTNKRKKAGKDSENSASLSEESGAEEQTKKLKSVLNQNVTYPSSSAAPSTLEPLSYPTLYPRFPQPWYYDAPLPMIYPSLPRGISRGGRFPRGRGRGFSWRNAGNPHTLHTFNPHLYNEQYYKYFAHLVGQDYHSFDYRSSRSRSRKRSFSRSRSRSRSISRSRSRSRSRSKSRSRSKSRSRSRSRSRSRSRSKSRSKSRGKSKSKSRSRSKLRSGSRSRSRRQSRSRSRSKRRRDRSRSRSKSGTRMRSRSRRSRSKKKSRSKSHSNSRNNSKHPYRRRRERSVSKVKITRAKSRSTSPKRRSRSSTWSMPKSPGRRSCSWSKGAEAVSNKTDTVHSTSIMEQETVNKEAPQTFHLENITSD is encoded by the exons atgagCGATGGTAAGAAAGTAGGTGAAAATTCCAGTACTGAGGTTGTTAACCAATTTCGAAGCTGTAGGGATCTTAGTGATATCGTGCCTCTGTATACTCAACGCGCGCTTTACTTAAAACCAGTcgcaaaaataaatgtttctgtTAATCTTCCTCAACTAAAAGTAGCAG GAAAGACAATATCAACATGGGAAGTAATGGAGAAGATCCGTGCCCTTATATTACCGGACGAGTTTGCATCTCTGAAAGTAGCCAAGAGTACATTGGAATTTATCAGATTGGAAGGAGATTTGCAAGACAGATGCAGACTACAGCGTGTGCTTGCAAGATTGGATTCCCAGCGTTTGAACTTGTCTGGATTCCCCAATGTGCTAAAAGTCCGTGCAGCAGAAACAAAGGATGATTTTCCAACGAGGCATAGTTGGAATTCTTATTTCAGAGATGCCAAGCATATGAATGAACTAAAACCTGGAGAAAGGCCTGATACTATACACATAACAGGCTTACCTGTTAAATGGTTTACCGAAGATGGTGCAACTATGCCCAGTGAATCCTTGATCAATAAGATCTTCAAAAAATGGGGAGTACTTAGAAGAATAGATGTACCTGCTGCTGATCCTTATAGGTCTAGAATGCGTCTTGgcacaaatataaataagtttaGTTATGAAGATGGCATATTTTTTGATgcatatattcaatatattgaatatatggATTTTGTTAGAGCTATGGATGCATTGCGTGGTATGAAACttcttaaaaaagaagaagaaaaagcattTACAGCCTCTATTAAG attacttttgataaaacaaaacacaTGAGCGATAGTTCTGTTGCACATAGagaattcgaaagaaaacgtCTTATAGCCCAGGATACATTAGCAGCAGAACGACTTCGTAGGAAAGAAGAAGCTGAAGAAAAACGTCGAGAAGAACTAAA gaagaaagaagaagcagatGCAGTAGCTAAAGAAAATAGACGGAaaaaacgagaagagaaacgaaaacgtAGAGCTATAACTATATttcgaaagaaggaagaggataAAGTGTCCATGAAGATTGCCAGAGAAggtcaaaaattaataaaagcaCAAAGGCAACTTGAAAGCATTCGTTTGTTAGATGAATTATTTGATAGAATAAAG aTAAAAGTAGAAAACAATGAGATTAAAATAGATGAATTCTCAAACGATACAAAAAGGGAAGACAAGAGAAGTAATAAAGTAGATGGTACCATTGAAATATTGAGTTCAGAAGAAGATTCTAaggatgaaaagaaagataagaaagtaaaaaaatcaaagaagaaaaaatctaagaaagaaaaaaagaaaaaagtaacaaat aaacgaaagaaggcTGGTAAGGATTCCGAAAATTCTGCAAGCCTAAGCGAGGAATCAGGCGCAGAAGagcaaacaaaaaaattaaaaagtgttCTAAATCAAAATGTTACATATCCGTCATCGTCAGCAG caCCGTCGACTTTAGAACCTCTTTCTTATCCCACCCTCTATCCACGTTTCCCACAACCGTGGTATTATGATGCGCCTCTGCCTATGATTTACCCCAGTTTACCGAGAGGTATATCCAGAGGTGGTCGTTTTCCACGAGGACGGGGTAGGGGATTTTCATGGCGTAATGCTGGAAATCCTCATACGTTGCATACATTTAATCCTCATCTGTATAACGAACAGTACTACAAATACTTTGCTCATTTAGTAGGTCAGGACTATCATTCTTTCGACTACAGAAGCTCACGGTCACGTAGTCGTAAAAGATCGTTCAGCAGATCTAGATCGAGATCAAGATCAATATCGAGATCGAGATCGAGGTCTAGATCGAGGTCAAAGTCACGGTCGAGATCAAAGTCACGGTCGAGGTCAAGATCAAGATCAAGATCGAGGTCTCGCTCGAAATCGAGATCTAAATCACGTGGCAAATCGAAGTCGAAATCACGTTCAAGATCGAAATTGAGGTCTGGATCGAGATCTCGTAGTAGAAGACAAAGCAGAAGTAGATCCCGTTCAAAAAGACGACGAGATAGATCGAGATCAAGATCTAAATCCGGTACTAGAATGAGGTCTCGATCGCGACGATCGAGATCTAAGAAGAAATCTCGTTCGAAGAGTCACTCTAATTCTCGAAACAACAGTAAACATCCTTATAGGCGCAGGCGAGAAAGATCAGTATCGAAGGTGAAAATCACAAGAGCTAAATCTCGTAGTACGTCGCCTAAAAGAAGATCGCGTAGTAGTACCTGGTCCATGCCTAAATCTCCTGGCAGAAGAAGCTGTTCTTGGTCAAAAGGGGCAGAAGCTGTGAGCAATAAAACGGACACTGTTCACTCGACAAGTATAATGGAGCAAGAAACTGTAAATAAAGAAGCGCCACAAACCTTTCATTTGGAGAATATAACTTCTGATTGA